In Leptospira langatensis, a genomic segment contains:
- a CDS encoding MarR family winged helix-turn-helix transcriptional regulator, which yields MNPRTIIYLISRIRDEFHRRLNSELKDKGLGQLTTTHADILFALAMSKKVPMQEIARMIDRDKSTLTALVDKLQDLGYVERVKDGQDQRIVNLQLTRKAYSIRPVMLGISRSLLAGLYKGFSEPEKKDLVRLLDKLYKNLK from the coding sequence ATGAATCCTCGTACAATTATATATCTTATTTCCAGAATTAGAGATGAATTTCACAGAAGACTGAACTCCGAGTTAAAAGATAAGGGCCTGGGCCAGCTCACCACTACCCATGCAGATATTCTTTTTGCTCTGGCAATGTCCAAAAAGGTCCCTATGCAGGAGATCGCGAGAATGATAGATCGCGACAAATCCACTTTGACGGCCTTAGTGGACAAGCTTCAGGACCTAGGTTATGTGGAAAGAGTGAAAGACGGACAAGACCAAAGGATCGTAAACCTTCAGCTCACCCGCAAGGCTTACTCCATACGCCCGGTGATGTTAGGTATTTCCAGATCTTTATTAGCGGGTCTATACAAGGGATTTTCCGAACCGGAAAAGAAGGACCTAGTCCGACTCTTGGATAAACTTTATAAAAACTTAAAGTAA